From Aerosticca soli, a single genomic window includes:
- a CDS encoding glutathione S-transferase: protein MRYRLYYWTGIQGRGEFVRLALEDAGADYVDVCRVQGDAAMQPFLAGKASGTRPFAPPFLKHGRRVLAQTAAILAYLAPRHGLVSTAESARWKAHQLQLTIADLVTEVHDTHHPIAASLYYEDQREAALARASAFRRERLPKYLDYGEQMLAAGGGRYLLGRPTYVDLSLFQLMAGLDYAFPRAMRRLRRRTVRLRALAARVAERPRIAAYLASPRRLAFNENGIFRHYPELDD, encoded by the coding sequence ATGCGTTACCGGCTTTACTACTGGACCGGCATCCAGGGCCGCGGCGAGTTCGTCCGCCTGGCGCTGGAGGATGCCGGCGCCGACTATGTGGACGTCTGTCGCGTGCAGGGCGATGCGGCCATGCAGCCTTTCCTGGCGGGCAAGGCGTCCGGCACGCGTCCATTCGCGCCACCGTTCCTCAAGCACGGCCGCCGGGTGCTGGCGCAGACGGCGGCGATCCTTGCCTATCTGGCGCCGCGGCATGGCCTGGTGAGCACCGCCGAAAGCGCGCGCTGGAAGGCGCATCAGCTGCAGTTGACCATCGCCGACCTGGTCACCGAGGTGCACGACACCCACCATCCGATCGCCGCGAGTCTCTATTACGAGGACCAGCGCGAGGCGGCGCTGGCCCGGGCCAGCGCCTTCCGGCGCGAGCGGCTGCCCAAGTACCTCGACTATGGCGAGCAGATGCTGGCGGCCGGCGGCGGCCGGTACCTGCTGGGCCGGCCTACCTATGTCGATCTGTCGCTGTTCCAGCTGATGGCCGGGCTGGACTATGCCTTTCCCCGCGCGATGCGGCGGCTGCGCCGGCGGACCGTGCGTCTGCGCGCGCTGGCCGCGCGGGTGGCCGAGCGGCCGCGCATCGCCGCCTACCTCGCTTCGCCACGGCGGCTCGCGTTCAACGAAAACGGCATCTTCCGCCACTATCCCGAACTCGACGACTGA
- a CDS encoding EamA family transporter — translation MTWRASWLPYALGSAFFAALTALFGKLGVAGMNSNLATFVRTVVIVLFTAVLISVRGEWARPEPASWKSWTFLVLSALATGLSWLCYYRALQLGPVSRVAPIDKLSVAIAIVLALVFLGEKPSLPLLIGGGLIVAGAVVIALF, via the coding sequence ATGACGTGGCGCGCCAGCTGGTTGCCGTATGCGCTGGGTTCGGCGTTCTTCGCCGCGCTCACCGCGCTGTTCGGCAAGCTCGGCGTGGCCGGCATGAACAGCAATCTCGCCACCTTCGTCCGCACCGTGGTGATCGTGCTGTTCACCGCCGTTCTCATCAGCGTGCGCGGCGAATGGGCCCGGCCCGAGCCGGCTTCGTGGAAGAGCTGGACCTTCCTGGTGCTCTCGGCGCTGGCCACCGGGCTGTCATGGCTGTGCTACTACCGCGCGCTGCAGCTCGGGCCGGTGAGTCGGGTGGCGCCGATCGACAAGCTGAGCGTGGCCATCGCGATCGTGCTGGCGCTGGTGTTCCTCGGCGAGAAACCGAGCCTGCCGCTCCTGATCGGCGGCGGCCTGATCGTCGCCGGCGCGGTGGTGATCGCGCTGTTCTGA
- a CDS encoding DUF2782 domain-containing protein produces MKIPLLPLAGFAFACAATAQTAPPGPGLPPPGIDDPGVKASPVKPAQATPAATPAPAPATQPSPATTDEMPEVSVHRRGDTTIQEYRRSGQVYMVVITPRGGVPQTYMVDPQGRMVDEHGKRPDNPAMYKLLEWGKSPPAAASSSGD; encoded by the coding sequence ATGAAGATTCCTCTGCTGCCGCTTGCCGGATTCGCGTTCGCCTGCGCCGCCACGGCGCAGACCGCGCCGCCGGGCCCGGGACTGCCGCCGCCGGGCATCGACGATCCGGGCGTCAAGGCCAGCCCTGTGAAGCCCGCCCAGGCCACGCCGGCCGCCACGCCGGCACCGGCCCCCGCCACGCAGCCGTCGCCGGCCACCACGGACGAGATGCCGGAAGTGAGCGTGCATCGGCGCGGCGACACCACCATCCAGGAATACCGCCGCAGCGGGCAGGTCTACATGGTGGTGATCACGCCGCGCGGCGGCGTGCCGCAGACCTACATGGTCGACCCGCAGGGGCGGATGGTCGACGAACACGGCAAGCGGCCGGACAACCCGGCCATGTACAAGCTGCTGGAATGGGGCAAGAGCCCGCCGGCGGCGGCCTCCTCCAGCGGCGACTGA